One Meriones unguiculatus strain TT.TT164.6M chromosome 5, Bangor_MerUng_6.1, whole genome shotgun sequence DNA segment encodes these proteins:
- the LOC132654031 gene encoding vomeronasal type-1 receptor 54-like, with amino-acid sequence MNKINKLSGNTKVRNTIYAGAGIGLSGNSFLLLFHILMFIRGQRPRLTDLPISLLALIHILMLVVVVSLVASDIFMPGKRWSDSTCKFVMFLYRSFRSLSLCATSLLSILQDITLSPRSSHLAKFKCKSPHHMLGCLLSLSIFYSSISSPLITYITTTPNLTSSGFTYLSQSCCVVPMSYSVHHTFFILLTSRDVIFVGLMTLSSGYMVIFLCRHKNQSQLLHSASLSLRRSGEQRATRTMLCLMSFFMVMYTLDSVISYLRSIDDDLILFCVHILTVHGYATVSPVLVLSTEKHIINIFRSMYGRMVDIILLGYR; translated from the coding sequence atgaacaaaatcaacaaactgtcaggtaacaccaaggtaagaaacaccatttatgctggagctgggattgggctctcaggcaacagcttccttcttctcttccacatcctcatgtttattcgtgggcagaggcccagactcactgatctgcccatcagtctcttggccctaatccacatactgatgctgGTAGTCGTCGTGAGTTTAgtagcttcagacatttttatgccagggaagagatggagtgactccacatgcaaatttgttatgttcttgtacaggtcttttaggagcctctctctttgtgccactagcctgctcagcatcctccaggACATCACCCTCAGTCCCAGAAGTTCCCATCTAGCAAAGTTCAAATGTAAATCTCCACACCAcatgctaggttgccttctttccctgagtatcttttattcatccattagcagTCCCCTTATAACATACATAACTACAACGCCTAATCTGACCTCATCTGGTTTTACATACCTCAGTCAATCTTGCTGTGTTGTGCCCATGAGCTACtctgtccatcacacattttttatattattgacctccagggatgtcatctttgtaggtcttatgaccctctccagtgggtacatggtgattTTCCTATGCAGACATAAGaaccagtcccagcttctccacagtgccagcctttccctcagaCGATCTGGAGAACAAAGAGCCACACGGACCATGCTGTGCCTCATGAGTTTCtttatggtgatgtacaccttggacagtgtcatctcctacctaagaagtatagatgatgatctgattttgttttgtgtccatattctcacagtccatggctatgccacagtcagccctgttttggttctcagtactgaaaagcacataattaacatttttagatccatGTATGGAAGGATGGTAGACATCATATTACTTGGGTATAGGTAA